A section of the Chryseobacterium ginsenosidimutans genome encodes:
- a CDS encoding cupin domain-containing protein, which produces MKKYKIQKSPFIVPTTDGKLIEEHWGNSTQHSNISIAHMVAPPEWSEPHQTPEFDEFTLIISGKKQFEIDGETVTLEKGQSIMIEKGARVRYSNPFSEACEYIAICLPAFSMELVNREVEGVD; this is translated from the coding sequence ATGAAAAAGTATAAAATTCAAAAATCACCATTTATTGTTCCTACGACAGACGGAAAATTAATTGAAGAACATTGGGGAAATTCTACCCAACATTCAAATATTTCCATTGCTCATATGGTGGCACCACCGGAATGGAGCGAACCGCATCAGACTCCGGAATTTGATGAATTTACCTTAATAATTTCCGGCAAAAAGCAATTTGAGATTGATGGAGAAACTGTCACTCTTGAAAAAGGACAAAGTATCATGATCGAAAAAGGAGCGAGAGTACGTTACAGCAATCCATTTTCAGAAGCTTGCGAATATATTGCGATTTGTCTTCCCGCTTTTTCTATGGAATTGGTAAACAGGGAAGTGGAAGGAGTAGATTAA
- a CDS encoding GNAT family N-acetyltransferase: MNFSIQTILENQEYQLIPLQQGDFESLYKVASDPKVWAQHPNKDRYQREVFENFFKGAMESEGAFKIVEKANGDILGSTRFYDFDETKNSIFIGYTFYGTKSWGKGINPQIKKIMLDYIFQFVDTVHFHIGKENFRSQIAMERLGGQKVAEEEVAYFGEPTRTNFVYEIKKNH, translated from the coding sequence ATGAATTTTTCTATTCAAACTATATTAGAAAATCAGGAATATCAATTAATCCCCTTACAGCAAGGGGATTTTGAGTCTTTATACAAAGTGGCATCCGATCCCAAAGTCTGGGCACAGCATCCGAACAAAGACCGTTATCAAAGAGAGGTTTTTGAAAACTTTTTCAAAGGTGCAATGGAAAGTGAAGGTGCTTTTAAAATTGTAGAAAAAGCTAACGGTGATATTCTGGGAAGCACGCGTTTTTACGATTTTGATGAAACTAAAAACAGTATTTTTATAGGTTATACTTTTTACGGTACAAAATCCTGGGGAAAAGGAATTAATCCTCAGATCAAAAAAATAATGCTCGACTATATCTTTCAGTTTGTGGATACGGTACATTTTCATATTGGAAAAGAAAATTTCCGTTCACAGATTGCAATGGAAAGATTGGGCGGACAAAAAGTTGCCGAAGAAGAAGTCGCTTATTTCGGTGAACCGACAAGAACTAATTTTGTATACGAAATCAAAAAAAATCATTGA
- a CDS encoding DUF2911 domain-containing protein, protein MKKLLFAVCLSASVFSFAQDYSVPAASPRQKVEQQFSMSKISVDYGRPGVKGRKIFGELVPYGQVWRAGANSSTKITFGQSVNFGGKVVPAGTYGLFIVPTEKEWKVILNKDFQQWGAYTYDAKQDVVDVTVPVNKLADKQEWFEITLNPTGENTGNLVIKWDMAQAEVALKPSSPDAVTKIADKLKEIKKIESDAAKTKS, encoded by the coding sequence GTGAAAAAGTTACTATTTGCAGTTTGCTTATCAGCTTCAGTTTTCAGTTTTGCTCAGGATTATTCGGTACCGGCAGCGAGCCCGCGTCAGAAAGTAGAGCAGCAGTTTTCAATGTCTAAAATCTCTGTTGACTACGGAAGACCGGGAGTGAAAGGACGTAAAATCTTCGGAGAACTTGTGCCTTACGGACAGGTTTGGAGAGCGGGAGCAAACTCATCTACAAAAATTACTTTCGGACAATCTGTAAACTTTGGAGGCAAAGTAGTTCCTGCAGGTACTTACGGATTATTCATCGTTCCGACAGAAAAAGAATGGAAAGTAATATTAAATAAAGATTTCCAGCAGTGGGGTGCTTATACCTATGATGCAAAACAGGATGTTGTAGATGTTACCGTTCCAGTTAATAAATTGGCAGATAAGCAAGAGTGGTTTGAAATTACTTTAAATCCTACAGGAGAAAATACAGGAAATTTGGTAATTAAATGGGACATGGCTCAGGCTGAGGTCGCTTTAAAACCTTCAAGTCCGGATGCTGTAACTAAAATTGCAGATAAATTAAAGGAAATCAAAAAGATAGAATCCGACGCTGCAAAAACAAAAAGCTAA
- a CDS encoding methylated-DNA--[protein]-cysteine S-methyltransferase — protein MIIHQKTIQTPLGEMIACALDEGICLLEFTDRKNIQKQFTSLSKSLNAEIVEKEHYHFKQLEEELKEYFDGQREKFDVPIFVKGTEFQEKVWQLLREIPMGEIRTYKQQSEFLGNPKAIRAVGTANGINKIAILIPCHRVIGSNGELVGYAGGIWRKQKLLELEKAILF, from the coding sequence ATGATAATACACCAAAAAACCATACAAACCCCTCTCGGAGAAATGATTGCCTGTGCTTTGGATGAAGGGATTTGTCTGCTCGAATTCACCGACCGTAAAAATATTCAAAAACAATTCACATCTTTATCAAAATCTTTAAATGCTGAAATTGTAGAAAAAGAGCATTATCATTTCAAACAATTAGAGGAAGAATTAAAGGAATATTTTGACGGCCAAAGAGAAAAATTTGATGTTCCGATATTTGTGAAAGGAACTGAATTTCAAGAAAAAGTTTGGCAACTTTTAAGAGAAATTCCGATGGGCGAGATCAGAACTTACAAGCAGCAGTCAGAATTTTTAGGAAATCCAAAAGCAATTCGAGCCGTTGGAACTGCAAACGGAATCAATAAAATAGCAATTTTAATCCCCTGTCATCGTGTTATTGGCTCAAATGGCGAATTGGTAGGTTATGCAGGTGGAATTTGGAGAAAACAAAAATTATTGGAATTGGAGAAGGCTATTTTGTTTTAA
- the carB gene encoding carbamoyl-phosphate synthase large subunit translates to MAKRTDIKTILVIGSGPIIIGQAAEFDYAGTQACLSLREEGYKVILINSNPATIMTDVEIADKVYIEPISLQFVSHIIRKERPDALLPTLGGQTGLNMAVELEKSGILEECKVEVLGTTLSAINRAEDRDLFRELMRELNEPVPESDIVTTVEGALSFAEEIGYPVIVRPAFTMGGTGGGIAANEAELKEIAELGLKYSPVTQCLIERSIAGFKEIEYEVMRDANDNAIVVCNMENIDPVGVHTGDSIVVAPSQTLSDREYQMLRNASLKIIRALGIEGGCNVQLALDPHSFEYYIIEVNPRVSRSSALASKATGYPIAKIAAKIAVGLTLDEIMNPVTGKTYACFEPALDYVVTKFPRFPFDKFETADRRLSTQMKATGEVMAIGRNFEESLQKAVRSLETGLRHLGLKTKQAAALTDEDIERRIRVCDDERLFIICDALRRGYDWEQIVEWSKIDKFFIWKLKKLVDFEKTIAANRFDKEILIQSKKLGFSDQNIAHLWESTQREVYNFRKENGIIPVYKMVDTCAAEFESETPYFYGTYEEENESVVTDKEKIIVLGSGPIRIGQGVEFDYATVHSVWAIKEMGYEAIIINNNPETVSTDFSISDKLYFEPLTEEDVMSIIDLEKPKGVVVQFGGQTAINLADKLAAYGVKILGTSLEDLDRAENRDKFEKALQEMGIPQPLGKTSTSKEEAIIIANEIGYPVLVRPSYVLGGRAMEIVYNEAELAHYMEFAVDASPDQPVLVDRYITGREVEVDAICDGETVIIPGIMEHIERAGVHSGDSIAVYPPQNVSQAEIDTLVDYTERLAKGLNVIGLMNIQYVLFEGNVYVIEVNPRSSRTVPFLSKITEVPMANLATKAILGQKLKDLGYKNGLVPNKEGVFVKVPVFSFSKLTKVDISLGPEMKSTGEVMGKDTTLEKALYKGLVAAGRKVPMHGSILFTVADKHKQEAADLAARFHEVGFRIWATEGTAKFFGEQGIPCKIGYKIGEESVNLIDLIQKGKVQYVVNTMTKGKQYERDGFQIRRMSVENGVPCLTSMDTVEAILKVIESMSFKMETM, encoded by the coding sequence ATGGCAAAACGTACAGATATAAAAACAATTTTAGTAATCGGTTCAGGACCAATCATCATCGGTCAGGCGGCAGAATTTGATTACGCAGGAACGCAGGCTTGCCTGTCTTTGAGAGAAGAAGGGTACAAGGTAATTTTGATCAATTCAAACCCTGCAACGATCATGACAGATGTTGAAATCGCTGATAAAGTATATATCGAGCCGATTTCACTTCAATTTGTAAGTCACATCATCAGAAAAGAGCGTCCGGATGCACTTTTACCGACTCTTGGTGGGCAAACTGGTCTGAATATGGCGGTAGAATTAGAAAAATCAGGAATCCTTGAAGAATGTAAAGTTGAGGTTCTTGGAACAACGCTTTCTGCGATCAACAGAGCGGAAGACAGAGATCTTTTCCGTGAATTGATGAGAGAATTGAACGAACCGGTTCCTGAATCTGATATCGTAACTACGGTTGAAGGAGCATTGAGCTTTGCTGAAGAAATCGGTTATCCTGTAATTGTTCGTCCTGCCTTCACGATGGGTGGAACAGGTGGTGGAATCGCTGCCAACGAAGCTGAATTAAAAGAAATTGCTGAATTAGGATTAAAATACAGTCCTGTAACACAATGTCTGATCGAAAGATCAATCGCAGGTTTCAAAGAAATCGAATACGAAGTAATGCGTGATGCAAACGACAACGCAATTGTGGTTTGTAACATGGAAAATATAGATCCGGTTGGAGTTCACACAGGTGACTCAATCGTTGTAGCGCCTTCTCAGACGCTTTCTGACAGAGAATATCAGATGTTGAGAAACGCTTCACTGAAAATCATCAGAGCTTTAGGAATTGAAGGAGGATGCAACGTACAGTTGGCTTTAGACCCACATTCATTTGAATATTACATCATCGAAGTGAACCCAAGAGTTTCCCGATCATCAGCTTTAGCATCAAAAGCAACAGGTTATCCGATTGCTAAGATTGCTGCAAAAATTGCGGTAGGACTTACTTTAGATGAAATCATGAATCCGGTTACAGGAAAAACTTACGCATGTTTCGAGCCGGCTTTGGATTATGTGGTCACTAAATTCCCGAGATTCCCTTTTGATAAATTTGAAACGGCAGACAGAAGATTATCAACTCAAATGAAAGCGACTGGTGAAGTAATGGCGATCGGAAGAAACTTCGAGGAGTCTTTACAGAAAGCGGTGCGTTCTCTGGAAACAGGTTTGAGACATTTAGGTTTAAAAACAAAACAGGCTGCAGCTTTAACGGACGAAGATATCGAAAGAAGAATCAGAGTTTGTGATGACGAAAGATTGTTCATCATCTGTGATGCTTTAAGAAGAGGTTACGACTGGGAACAAATCGTAGAATGGAGTAAAATCGATAAATTCTTCATCTGGAAATTAAAGAAATTAGTTGATTTCGAAAAGACAATTGCAGCTAACAGATTCGACAAAGAAATTTTAATTCAGTCTAAAAAATTAGGTTTCTCAGATCAGAATATCGCTCACCTGTGGGAATCTACTCAAAGAGAAGTGTACAATTTCAGAAAAGAAAACGGAATTATTCCGGTTTACAAGATGGTAGACACCTGTGCTGCCGAATTTGAATCTGAAACACCATATTTCTACGGAACTTACGAGGAGGAAAACGAATCTGTAGTTACCGATAAAGAAAAAATCATCGTTTTAGGTTCTGGTCCGATTAGAATCGGGCAGGGAGTTGAGTTTGATTACGCAACGGTTCACTCGGTTTGGGCGATCAAAGAAATGGGTTACGAGGCGATTATCATTAATAATAACCCTGAAACCGTTTCTACAGACTTCTCGATTTCAGATAAATTATACTTCGAACCTTTGACGGAAGAAGATGTGATGAGCATTATCGACCTGGAAAAACCAAAAGGTGTCGTAGTACAGTTTGGTGGACAAACAGCGATCAATTTAGCAGATAAATTGGCAGCTTACGGAGTTAAGATTTTAGGAACTTCACTGGAAGATCTTGACAGAGCTGAAAACCGAGATAAGTTTGAAAAAGCTCTTCAGGAAATGGGAATTCCTCAGCCTTTAGGGAAAACTTCGACGTCAAAAGAAGAAGCAATTATAATTGCCAATGAAATCGGATATCCGGTTTTGGTTCGTCCAAGCTATGTTTTGGGAGGTAGAGCAATGGAAATTGTCTACAATGAAGCAGAATTAGCTCATTATATGGAATTTGCGGTAGATGCAAGTCCTGATCAGCCGGTTTTAGTTGACCGTTATATTACAGGAAGAGAAGTGGAAGTCGACGCGATCTGCGACGGCGAAACAGTAATCATTCCTGGAATTATGGAGCATATTGAAAGAGCGGGAGTTCACTCGGGTGATTCTATTGCAGTGTATCCGCCACAGAATGTTTCTCAGGCAGAAATTGATACATTGGTAGATTATACCGAAAGATTAGCTAAAGGACTGAATGTGATTGGTTTAATGAATATTCAATACGTTCTTTTCGAAGGAAACGTATATGTGATTGAAGTGAATCCACGGTCATCAAGAACAGTTCCTTTCTTATCCAAAATTACAGAAGTTCCGATGGCAAATCTTGCTACAAAAGCAATTTTAGGTCAGAAATTAAAAGATTTAGGTTACAAAAACGGATTGGTTCCAAATAAAGAAGGAGTTTTTGTTAAAGTTCCTGTGTTCTCTTTCTCAAAATTAACGAAAGTTGACATCTCTCTAGGGCCAGAAATGAAGTCTACAGGAGAGGTTATGGGGAAAGACACGACTTTAGAGAAAGCTCTTTATAAAGGATTGGTTGCAGCAGGAAGAAAAGTTCCTATGCACGGCTCAATTTTGTTCACGGTAGCTGATAAACACAAGCAGGAAGCTGCAGATTTGGCAGCGAGATTCCATGAGGTTGGTTTTAGAATCTGGGCAACGGAAGGAACTGCAAAATTCTTCGGAGAGCAAGGGATTCCATGTAAGATCGGATACAAAATAGGAGAAGAAAGTGTCAACCTGATCGATTTGATTCAAAAAGGAAAAGTTCAATATGTTGTCAATACCATGACGAAAGGAAAACAGTATGAAAGAGACGGTTTCCAGATCAGAAGAATGAGTGTTGAAAACGGTGTACCTTGTTTAACATCAATGGATACGGTTGAAGCGATCTTGAAAGTAATCGAAAGCATGAGTTTCAAAATGGAAACGATGTAA
- a CDS encoding carbamoyl phosphate synthase small subunit, whose protein sequence is MKKKLILESGEVFHGEGFGTELETAGEVVFNTGMTGYQELISDPSYCGQIVCMTYPLIGNYGINRDDYESIEPAIKGLIVKEICDLPSNFRTQITLDELFKKKNLSGISGIDTRRLTRILRNSGVVKGKIVNADSDDNTVVSELKSTTFPTNQVEQVSTKTPYANPGRGFKVVLVDFGSKLGIIRELSQRSCDIIVVSQDTTAEEILLMDPDGIMLSNGPGDPEDNQQALEMIRGLLGKVPIFGICLGHQLIGLACGAKTFKLKFGHRGGNHPVLDLEKNKVAITSQNHGYAVDQESLKGTDLIETHIALNDRTNEGLKHKIHPCFSVQYHPEASPGPEDANYLFDDFIHLMEDFKNKKNQ, encoded by the coding sequence ATGAAGAAAAAGTTAATACTGGAGTCCGGTGAAGTGTTTCATGGAGAAGGTTTCGGAACAGAATTGGAAACAGCGGGAGAGGTGGTTTTCAATACCGGAATGACAGGGTATCAGGAACTGATTTCTGACCCATCTTATTGCGGTCAGATTGTTTGCATGACCTATCCGCTTATCGGAAACTATGGGATTAATAGAGATGATTATGAGAGTATTGAGCCGGCTATCAAAGGTCTTATCGTAAAAGAGATTTGTGATTTGCCATCCAATTTCCGTACTCAGATTACTTTAGATGAATTATTTAAAAAGAAAAACCTTTCAGGAATTTCGGGGATCGACACAAGAAGACTGACAAGAATTCTTCGTAATTCCGGAGTAGTGAAAGGCAAAATCGTCAATGCTGATAGTGATGATAATACCGTAGTTTCAGAATTAAAATCAACAACGTTCCCAACCAATCAGGTGGAGCAGGTTTCTACAAAAACACCTTACGCCAATCCGGGAAGGGGTTTTAAAGTAGTACTGGTAGATTTTGGTTCTAAATTAGGGATTATCAGAGAGTTGTCTCAAAGAAGTTGCGACATTATCGTAGTTTCACAAGACACAACTGCGGAAGAAATTTTATTAATGGATCCGGACGGAATCATGTTGTCAAACGGTCCTGGAGATCCGGAAGACAATCAACAAGCGTTGGAAATGATTCGCGGATTATTAGGAAAAGTTCCAATCTTCGGAATCTGTTTAGGACACCAATTAATCGGTTTGGCTTGTGGCGCAAAAACGTTTAAGTTAAAATTCGGACACAGAGGGGGAAATCACCCAGTGTTGGATTTAGAGAAAAATAAAGTGGCCATCACTTCTCAAAATCACGGTTATGCAGTTGATCAGGAAAGTTTGAAAGGAACAGATTTAATAGAAACACACATCGCATTGAACGACAGAACAAATGAAGGTCTGAAACATAAAATTCACCCTTGTTTTTCAGTTCAGTATCACCCGGAAGCAAGCCCAGGTCCAGAAGATGCGAACTATTTATTTGATGATTTCATCCATTTAATGGAGGATTTTAAAAATAAGAAGAATCAATAA
- a CDS encoding aspartate carbamoyltransferase catalytic subunit, with amino-acid sequence MFTITELSTERINSIVTEALAFANGKTAKIEGEVFCSNLFFEDSTRTKTSFDIAERKLGLQVVPFDAANSSVNKGESLYDTVKTIESLGVNLVVIRDKKDRYFDELKNIKIPVINGGDGTGNHPSQCMLDLMTIYQEFGKFEGLKVGIVGDVKHSRVANSNAEALRRLGAKVYFSGPEQWFDEGALINGTYLSVDELIKEVDVLMLLRIQHERHDAKMSFSASDYHRKYGLTKEREKAMKKEAIIMHPAPINRGVEIDTDLVECERSRVFKQMQNGVFARMAILKEALEKEGYSFK; translated from the coding sequence ATGTTTACGATTACAGAACTAAGCACCGAGAGAATCAACAGTATAGTAACAGAAGCACTGGCTTTTGCTAACGGGAAAACTGCCAAAATTGAAGGAGAAGTTTTTTGTTCAAATCTCTTCTTTGAAGACAGTACGAGAACGAAAACGAGCTTCGATATTGCCGAAAGAAAATTAGGATTGCAAGTCGTTCCTTTTGATGCAGCAAACAGTTCTGTGAACAAAGGGGAGAGTTTATATGATACCGTAAAAACGATTGAAAGCTTGGGTGTAAACCTTGTCGTGATAAGAGATAAGAAAGACAGATATTTTGATGAATTAAAAAATATTAAAATTCCAGTAATCAACGGAGGAGACGGAACGGGAAACCATCCTTCTCAATGTATGCTGGATTTGATGACGATTTATCAGGAATTCGGAAAGTTTGAAGGTTTAAAAGTAGGAATTGTAGGAGACGTAAAACACAGTCGTGTTGCCAATTCAAATGCCGAAGCATTAAGAAGATTAGGAGCAAAAGTATATTTTTCAGGACCTGAACAATGGTTTGATGAAGGAGCTTTAATTAACGGAACTTATCTTTCAGTAGATGAATTGATTAAAGAAGTGGATGTTTTAATGTTATTAAGAATCCAACACGAAAGACACGATGCGAAAATGAGCTTTTCCGCTTCAGATTACCACAGAAAATACGGTTTGACGAAAGAAAGAGAAAAAGCAATGAAAAAAGAAGCCATCATCATGCACCCAGCACCGATCAACAGAGGCGTTGAGATTGATACCGACTTGGTGGAATGCGAACGTTCAAGAGTTTTTAAACAAATGCAGAACGGAGTTTTCGCAAGAATGGCAATTCTTAAAGAAGCTTTGGAAAAAGAAGGATATAGCTTCAAATAA
- a CDS encoding Lrp/AsnC family transcriptional regulator yields MDLKDKMILSIIQEDSTYSVKEISEKIGLTFTPTYERIKQLEKQGIIEKYVGLLNREKLGLNIVVYCNVRLKEQSKKVLETFEKNIMQHDEVQEIISLSGEYDYMLKIIAKDINSYNDFTVNVISNIPNIGQYHSSIVLHEVKKSTKFKIDLG; encoded by the coding sequence ATGGATTTAAAAGATAAAATGATTCTCAGTATCATTCAGGAAGACTCTACTTATTCTGTAAAAGAAATTTCAGAAAAGATCGGTCTTACCTTTACTCCGACCTATGAGCGCATCAAACAACTGGAGAAACAGGGAATTATTGAAAAATATGTAGGTCTTTTGAATCGTGAAAAACTAGGCTTAAATATTGTCGTTTATTGCAACGTACGTCTGAAAGAACAATCGAAGAAAGTGTTGGAAACTTTTGAGAAAAATATCATGCAACACGATGAAGTTCAGGAAATTATCAGCCTTTCCGGCGAATACGACTACATGCTGAAAATTATCGCAAAAGATATTAATTCTTATAATGATTTTACAGTCAACGTCATTTCAAACATTCCTAATATTGGGCAATATCACAGTTCTATTGTGCTTCATGAGGTGAAAAAGTCTACTAAGTTTAAGATTGATTTGGGGTAA
- a CDS encoding DUF2971 domain-containing protein, translating into MLFFIPTISAVQADSFLNNSIIPFIESYGYEILKNKKIYSITFIHNGKEITDTVNCKSVSNNEVVFVILETKDLFLVCTTKRGITGGEPMITAKKSVLKVIYFDDVKLNSFKYGDWVYKLENGNHEVEAPKEAPKSVFKYYSNNLNSRNALINQYLFCSHPYHLNDSMDSTDLLWDFSNLSEALYLKFYDQYDFENSIEINYLKEKENGFKQIKHLFYNMITNCTGIISLTTQPLHTLMWAHYSTEKGFMIELDWEVVKNNLPILNDEITNYVFFPIQYVENLESIDFFLNNCKSPDVPFLYSIGVKRNDWRYEDEWRFVTYSQGYGIPNSLLSPFDNIQGIVERKVYYPKDAIKSITLGKQFFNGENVEELIDSLTYKIKNSTDDLEFINFLIENFNDRIYLCGEYEKAKKFTRSSERISFKKIDNQTINIERH; encoded by the coding sequence ATGCTCTTTTTTATACCAACAATATCCGCAGTTCAAGCTGATTCATTCTTAAATAATTCTATTATTCCATTTATAGAAAGTTATGGTTATGAAATTTTAAAAAATAAAAAAATTTATAGCATAACTTTCATTCACAATGGAAAAGAAATTACAGATACTGTAAACTGCAAAAGTGTTTCTAACAATGAAGTTGTATTTGTAATATTAGAAACCAAAGATTTATTTTTAGTATGTACTACTAAAAGAGGTATCACTGGTGGGGAACCTATGATTACAGCTAAAAAGTCGGTTTTAAAAGTGATTTATTTTGATGATGTAAAATTAAATAGTTTTAAATATGGAGATTGGGTTTATAAATTGGAAAATGGAAATCATGAGGTTGAAGCTCCTAAAGAAGCTCCAAAATCCGTATTTAAATATTATTCTAACAATTTAAATTCTAGAAATGCTCTTATAAATCAGTATTTATTTTGTAGTCATCCTTATCATTTAAATGATTCAATGGACTCTACGGATTTGTTATGGGATTTTTCTAATCTTTCTGAAGCATTATATTTAAAGTTTTATGATCAATATGATTTTGAGAATTCAATCGAAATTAATTATTTAAAAGAGAAAGAAAACGGTTTTAAACAAATAAAACATTTGTTTTACAATATGATTACTAATTGTACTGGAATAATATCACTAACAACTCAACCACTTCACACATTAATGTGGGCACATTATTCAACTGAAAAAGGATTTATGATTGAATTAGATTGGGAAGTGGTAAAAAATAATTTACCTATCTTAAATGATGAAATAACTAATTATGTCTTTTTTCCTATACAATACGTTGAAAATCTAGAAAGTATTGATTTTTTCTTGAATAATTGCAAATCACCTGATGTACCATTTCTTTATTCGATTGGTGTAAAAAGGAACGATTGGAGATATGAGGATGAATGGAGATTTGTTACTTATTCTCAAGGATACGGAATTCCTAATTCTCTTCTATCACCATTTGACAACATTCAAGGTATTGTTGAAAGAAAAGTTTATTACCCAAAAGATGCAATAAAATCAATAACTCTTGGAAAACAATTTTTTAATGGTGAAAATGTAGAAGAGCTAATTGATTCTTTAACATATAAAATTAAAAATAGTACGGATGATTTGGAGTTCATTAACTTTTTAATAGAAAATTTTAATGATCGAATCTACCTCTGTGGTGAGTATGAAAAGGCAAAAAAATTCACAAGAAGTTCAGAAAGAATTAGCTTTAAAAAAATTGACAATCAAACAATTAATATTGAAAGACATTAA